A single region of the Salvia miltiorrhiza cultivar Shanhuang (shh) chromosome 8, IMPLAD_Smil_shh, whole genome shotgun sequence genome encodes:
- the LOC131001243 gene encoding zinc finger protein CONSTANS-LIKE 10-like isoform X2, producing the protein MTDEITSPLGAQIFEFCESEFFPEALQNSEVGSSSNCCYEEHTSYPTTLSNIYKGAVENPARNSKLQGMVLEDDISASIDFTLSHDQQYTTNQEAFPNPMEQNQLLGEVAAEGSLYAPHLYNPEEYNIRLRSADPMIASYLSSTAPFPLDSPWLVLGGVDQEMESQGDNGGFLFPDSLARALNCSTADLQTLSTSESQHMVNGSPSTTLASEISSLEDPTFKVGKISAEERKRKIHRYLKKRNERNFSKKIKYACRKTLADSRPRVRGRFAKNDELGELARNSGNNQDDDVDEDVNQMLRNSMPDHHHKAVKEEDGIDPSELFSHISEVNSFKCNYPIQSWI; encoded by the exons ATGACT GATGAAATTACGAGCCCACTGGGAGCTCAGATTTTCGAGTTTTGCGAGTCGGAATTTTTCCCGGAAGCGCTTCAAAATTCAGAGGTTGGTTCGAGTTCAAATTGCTGCTATGAAGAGCATACTTCGTATCCAACGACTCTCTCCAACATATATAAGGGTGCAGTAGAGAATCCGGCGAGAAACAGCAAGCTGCAGGGCATGGTGTTGGAAGATGACATATCGGCGTCGATCGATTTCACTCTCTCTCACGATCAACAATACACCACCAATCAGGAGGCCTTCCCCAACCCCATGGAGCAGAACCAGTTATTAGGCGAGGTGGCGGCGGAGGGATCGCTCTACGCGCCGCATCTCTACAACCCGGAGGAGTACAATATCCGGCTGAGGAGCGCGGATCCCATGATCGCCTCCTACCTCTCGTCCACGGCGCCGTTTCCGTTGGACAGTCCGTGGCTGGTGCTTGGCGGTGTGGATCAGGAGATGGAATCTCAGGGAGATAACGGCGGCTTTTTATTCCCGGATTCGCTCGCAAGGGCTTTGAATTGCTCCACCGCCGATCTTCAG ACACTTAGCACTAGTGAGAGTCAACATATGGTCAACGGTAGTCCTAGTACTACTCTGGCATCTGAGATTTCAAGCTTGGAAGATCCCACGTTTAAAGTGGGCAAAATCTCGGCTGAAGAAAGGAAGCGGAAGATCCATCGATACCTCAAGAAAAGGAATGAAAGGAATTTTAGCAAGAAAATCAag TATGCTTGCCGGAAAACGCTGGCAGACAGCCGGCCGAGGGTGAGGGGAAGATTCGCAAAAAACGACGAACTCGGAGAGCTTGCAAGAAATTCCGGCAACAACCAAGACGACGACGTAGATGAAGATGTTAACCAGATGTTACGAAACTCCATGCCTGATCACCACCACAAG GCTGTGAAAGAAGAAGATGGTATCGACCCCTCAGAGTTATTTTCACACATTAGTGAAGTGAATTCCTTCAAATGCAACTACCCCATCCAATCTTGGATCTAA
- the LOC131001243 gene encoding zinc finger protein CONSTANS-LIKE 10-like isoform X1 — MMQSMAPPQDHHPADEITSPLGAQIFEFCESEFFPEALQNSEVGSSSNCCYEEHTSYPTTLSNIYKGAVENPARNSKLQGMVLEDDISASIDFTLSHDQQYTTNQEAFPNPMEQNQLLGEVAAEGSLYAPHLYNPEEYNIRLRSADPMIASYLSSTAPFPLDSPWLVLGGVDQEMESQGDNGGFLFPDSLARALNCSTADLQTLSTSESQHMVNGSPSTTLASEISSLEDPTFKVGKISAEERKRKIHRYLKKRNERNFSKKIKYACRKTLADSRPRVRGRFAKNDELGELARNSGNNQDDDVDEDVNQMLRNSMPDHHHKAVKEEDGIDPSELFSHISEVNSFKCNYPIQSWI; from the exons ATGATGCAAAGCATGGCTCCTCCTCAAGACCACCATCCTGCT GATGAAATTACGAGCCCACTGGGAGCTCAGATTTTCGAGTTTTGCGAGTCGGAATTTTTCCCGGAAGCGCTTCAAAATTCAGAGGTTGGTTCGAGTTCAAATTGCTGCTATGAAGAGCATACTTCGTATCCAACGACTCTCTCCAACATATATAAGGGTGCAGTAGAGAATCCGGCGAGAAACAGCAAGCTGCAGGGCATGGTGTTGGAAGATGACATATCGGCGTCGATCGATTTCACTCTCTCTCACGATCAACAATACACCACCAATCAGGAGGCCTTCCCCAACCCCATGGAGCAGAACCAGTTATTAGGCGAGGTGGCGGCGGAGGGATCGCTCTACGCGCCGCATCTCTACAACCCGGAGGAGTACAATATCCGGCTGAGGAGCGCGGATCCCATGATCGCCTCCTACCTCTCGTCCACGGCGCCGTTTCCGTTGGACAGTCCGTGGCTGGTGCTTGGCGGTGTGGATCAGGAGATGGAATCTCAGGGAGATAACGGCGGCTTTTTATTCCCGGATTCGCTCGCAAGGGCTTTGAATTGCTCCACCGCCGATCTTCAG ACACTTAGCACTAGTGAGAGTCAACATATGGTCAACGGTAGTCCTAGTACTACTCTGGCATCTGAGATTTCAAGCTTGGAAGATCCCACGTTTAAAGTGGGCAAAATCTCGGCTGAAGAAAGGAAGCGGAAGATCCATCGATACCTCAAGAAAAGGAATGAAAGGAATTTTAGCAAGAAAATCAag TATGCTTGCCGGAAAACGCTGGCAGACAGCCGGCCGAGGGTGAGGGGAAGATTCGCAAAAAACGACGAACTCGGAGAGCTTGCAAGAAATTCCGGCAACAACCAAGACGACGACGTAGATGAAGATGTTAACCAGATGTTACGAAACTCCATGCCTGATCACCACCACAAG GCTGTGAAAGAAGAAGATGGTATCGACCCCTCAGAGTTATTTTCACACATTAGTGAAGTGAATTCCTTCAAATGCAACTACCCCATCCAATCTTGGATCTAA